The proteins below are encoded in one region of Brassica napus cultivar Da-Ae chromosome A6, Da-Ae, whole genome shotgun sequence:
- the LOC106346316 gene encoding low-specificity L-threonine aldolase 1 gives MVMRIVDLRSDTVTRPTDAMREAMASAEVDDDVLGYDPTARRLEEEMAKMMGKEAALFVPSGTMGNLICVMVHCDVRGSEVILGDTCHIHVYENGGISTIGGVHPKTIKNEEDGTMDLVAIEAAIRDPKGSTFYPSTRLICLENTHANSGGRCLSAEYTDRVGEIAKRHGLKLHVDGARIFNASVALGVPVHRLVKAADSVSVCLSKGLGAPIGSVIVGSQSFIEKAKTLRKTLGGGMRQIGVLCAAALVALQENLPKLQSDHKKTKLLAEGLNKMKGIRVNVAAMETNMIFMDMEDGSRLTAEKLRKSLTEHGILVIPESSSRIRMVIHHQITTSDVHYTLSCLQQAVQTIQEPCQN, from the exons ATGGTGATGAGAATCGTGGATCTACGTTCAGACACCGTGACTAGGCCCACTGATGCAATGCGCGAAGCAATGGCTAGTGCAGAGGTGGACGATGACGTACTCGGCTACGATCCAACGGCTCGACGTCTTGAAGAGGAGATGGCTAAGATGATGGGGAAAGAAGCGGCTCTGTTCGTGCCATCTGGTACAATGGGGAATCTGATTTGCGTTATGGTTCACTGCGACGTGAGAGGCAGCGAGGTGATTCTTGGGGACACTTGTCACATCCATGTGTACGAGAACGGAGGGATATCGACAATTGGTGGCGTGCATCCTAAGACAATCAAGAATGAAGAAGATGGGACAATGGACTTGGTGGCTATAGAAGCAGCTATTAGAGATCCTAAAGGAAGCACGTTTTATCCATCTACAAGGTTGATTTGCTTAGAGAATACACATGCCAA CTCTGGTGGGAGATGTTTGAGTGCGGAGTACACTGATAGAGTTGGAGAGATTGCTAAGAGACATGGATTGAAGCTTCATGTAGATGGAGCTCGCATTTTTAATGCTTCCGTT GCACTTGGAGTTCCAGTACATAGGCTTGTGAAGGCTGCTGACTCTGTTTCG GTGTGTCTCTCTAAAGGTCTTGGAGCTCCGATAGGATCTGTAATCGTTGGTTCACAGAGCTTCATAGAAAAGGCCAAAACGTTAAGGAAAACATTAGGTGGAGGAATGAGACAGATAGGCGTCCTGTGTGCAGCCGCTTTGGTCGCACTCCAAGAGAACCTCCCAAAGCTACAATCTGACCACAAGAAAACAAAGTTGTTAGCTG AAGGGTTGAACAAAATGAAAGGGATTAGAGTGAACGTTGCAGCCATGGAAACCAACATG ATATTCATGGATATGGAGGATGGATCAAGACTGACCGCTGAAAAACTCCGCAAGAGTCTAACCGAGCATGGCATTCTAGTCATCCCTGAAAGCTCTTCACG aatcaGAATGGTTATACACCACCAGATAACAACAAGTGATGTGCACTACACATTGTCTTGCTTACAA CAAGCAGTGCAGACGATTCAGGAACCATGCCAGAACTAA
- the LOC106346317 gene encoding uncharacterized protein LOC106346317 produces MMASAISNAFRYPPPQIGHRSSNTTLRAPKSPSFVRLLPRRVLQSRIVIRAASSSAAGNPLSDGDFNPYEVLGVNPIEGFDKIKQTYQRKLKEAQRSGDEATAALLEKAYDKLMYSQLMNRKKGVTFGSFKVSKDIRYADKQPIIPWGPRYSKSPKNDMLINLAISAVFSAWIAIQRSVEYKPLQFMSFVFVYRIFEKLKSFEGPSTPTYNEEGEENGRGLKMGKRLLRSLSLVFGSILVASLAYTGMLNVIEYMGSSIPIALYNNQELIITASSALMLYVMASYYR; encoded by the exons atgaTGGCTTCCGCTATTTCAAACGCGTTTCGTTACCCTCCTCCTCAAATTGGTCATAGGAGCTCCAATACTACTCTTCGAGCTCCAAAGTCGCCGTCTTTCGTCAG GCTTCTTCCTAGAAGGGTGTTGCAGAGCAGGATTGTGATACGTGCTGCTTCGTCTTCTGCTGCTGGAAACCCACTGTCTGATGGTGACTTTAACCCATACGAG GTTCTTGGTGTTAACCCTATAGAGGGCTTCGACAAGATCAAGCAAACTTATCAAAGAAAACTTAAAGAAGCTCAGAGGAGTGGTGATGAAGCCACTGCTGCTCTA CTTGAGAAAGCATATGACAAGCTCATGTATTCCCAGTTAATGAATAGGAAGAAAGGTGTGACTTTCGGTTCGTTTAAG GTGTCCAAGGACATTAGATATGCTGATAAGCAGCCCATAATACCTTGGGGTCCTAG GTATTCCAAGTCCCCCAAGAACGATATGCTGATCAACCTAGCAATATCAGCTGTGTTT agtgCATGGATTGCCATCCAACGTAGTGTTGAGTACAAACCGCTGCAGTTCATGTCCTTTGTGTTCGTTTACagaatttttgagaaattaAAATCCTTTGAAGGCCCTTCAACTCCAACATATAac GAGGAAGGGGAAGAAAATGGACGAGGATTGAAAATGGGAAAGAGGCTTCTTCGGTCTCTTTCGTTAGTTTTCGGTTCTATACTTGTTGCATCCTTG GCATACACTGGGATGTTAAATGTCATAGAGTACATGGGCAGCTCCATACCCATTGCACTATACAATAACCAG GAACTTATAATCACTGCTTCATCGGCTTTGATGCTCTACGTCATGGCGTCATATTACAGATAA
- the LOC125575820 gene encoding glutathione S-transferase T3-like produces MDPNPFRNLNFVDLLQSQQDSSGFESSALPVIGTQATEGCNFEESSPAQPKERRSWGPTEDVVLISSWLNTSKDPVVGNEQRSVAFWKRIATYFNASPKLVGCEKRESSQCKQR; encoded by the coding sequence ATGGATCCCAATCCATTTaggaatttaaattttgttgatCTTCTTCAAAGTCAACAAGATAGTTCTGGTTTTGAATCCTCTGCTCTTCCAGTAATTGGGACACAAGCTACTGAAGGATGCAACTTCGAAGAGAGCAGTCCTGCACAGCCTAAAGAAAGAAGGAGTTGGGGTCCAACAGAGGACGTCGTGCTCATCAGCTCGTGGCTGAACACGAGTAAGGATCCTGTCGTTGGGAATGAGCAGAGGTCAGTTGCATTCTGGAAAAGAATTGCAACTTACTTCAACGCCAGTCCTAAGCTTGTAGGATGTGAAAAGAGAGAGTCGTCTCAGTGCAAGCAAAGATGA
- the LOC106346315 gene encoding phosphoenolpyruvate carboxylase kinase 1, producing the protein MTYSQTLGHNNNNNDNKYQICEEIGRGRFGTVTRVYAPATGDFYACKTIEKSSLTDDLDRACIDNEPKLMALLSFHPNIVQIHDLVDTDSTLSIYMELVDPSVSIYDRLVSSGTFSESQTASFAKQILQGLAHCHRYGVVHRDIKPENILVDLRNDTVKICDFGSGVWLGEGETTEGVVGTPYYVAPEVLMGYSYGEKVDLWSVGVVLYTMLAGSPPFYGETAEEIFEAVLRGNLRFPPKVFRGVSSMAKDFLRKMICKDASRRFSAEQALRHPWIQRAGEAEERFI; encoded by the exons ATGACTTACAGCCAAACACTCggacacaacaacaacaataacgaCAACAAGTACCAGATCTGCGAAGAGATCGGTCGTGGACGCTTCGGTACCGTCACGCGCGTCTACGCTCCGGCCACCGGAGACTTCTACGCCTGCAAAACCATCGAGAAGAGCTCTTTAACAGACGATCTCGACCGTGCCTGCATCGACAACGAGCCGAAACTCATGGCTCTCTTGTCGTTTCACCCCAACATCGTCCAAATCCACGATCTGGTCGACACGGACTCGACCCTCTCCATCTACATGGAGCTGGTCGATCCCTCCGTCTCGATCTACGACCGTTTAGTTTCCTCCGGGACCTTCTCCGAGTCCCAAACGGCGTCGTTCGCGAAACAGATCCTCCAGGGGCTCGCGCATTGCCACCGATACGGCGTCGTTCACAGGGACATTAAACCGGAGAATATTCTCGTGGATTTGCGTAACGATACGGTTAAGATCTGCGATTTCGGGTCTGGGGTTTGGTTGGGTGAGGGCGAGACTACCGAAGGTGTGGTGGGGACGCCTTATTACGTGGCGCCCGAGGTTCTGATGGGGTACTCGTACGGAGAGAAGGTTGATCTGTGGAGTGTTGGAGTTGTTTTGTACACGATGCTCGCTGGATCTCCGCCTTTTTACGGGGAGACGGCGGAGGAGATTTTCGAGGCGGTGCTCAGAGGGAATCTGAGGTTTCCGCCGAAGGTGTTCAGGGGAGTTTCGTCGATGGCTAAAGATTTCTTGAGGAAGATGATTTGTAAAGATGCTTCTCGAAGATTCTCAGCCGAACAAGCTCTCC GACACCCTTGGATCCAGAGAGCAGGAGAAGCAGAGGAGAGATTCATCTGA